The Cinclus cinclus chromosome 3, bCinCin1.1, whole genome shotgun sequence genome has a window encoding:
- the NT5E gene encoding 5'-nucleotidase, which yields MAGLCLWLWLWLCAAAAAAELRLTLLHTNDVHGRVEAQGAGPRSCAAGAPGCFGGVARRAARVAAERAALRNVLLLDAGDQYQGTVWFSRFKGREAVHFMNLLRYDAMALGNHEFDEGVSGLLDPLLKNANFTVLSANIKGKTPLGNEMMKYVHPFKIVHFDSESVGIVGYTTKETSFLSQPGDDVTFEDEIEALQLQVNKLTAMGINKIIALGHSGFTVDKNIAQKVKGVDVVIGGHTNTFLYTGTPPSTELPAGPYPFMVDSDDGRKVPVVQAYAYGKYLGYLNVTFDKKGNVVEAVGNPILLDSTIPEDEQIKEEVEKWRGNLRNYSEEIGKTSVYLNGTSQACRFQECNMGNLLCDAVLYENVRYPDKKTWNHVSMCIMNGGGIRSPIDEQSTNGSITVEDLLSVLPFGGRFDMVMLKGSTLKEAFEHSVRRYGKGSGELLQVGGIHVVYDLSRAPGSRVVSLEVLCTACRVPAYVPLQMDEIYNVTLPSYMLFGGDGYSMLKDKNLGYSKGEPDIEVVSRYLQRMKRVYPAVEGRIKFSSGSLTEASLTLISVLFMVTFLHT from the exons ATGGCGgggctctgcctgtggctgtggctgtggctgtgcgcggcggcggcggcggcggagctgCGGCTGACCCTGCTGCACACCAACGACGTGCACGGACGGGTGGAGGCGCAGGGCGCGGGCCCGCGGAGCTGCGCGGCCGGAGCGCCGGGATGCTTCGGCGGCGTGGCGCGGAGAGCGGCGCGGGTGGCGGCGGAGCGGGCCGCGCTCCGCAACGTGCTGCTGCTGGACGCCGGGGACCAGTACCAGGGCACCGTGTGGTTCTCCCGCTTCAAGGGCCGGGAGGCGGTCCACTTCATGAACCTCCTGCGCTACGATGCCATG GCTTTGGGTAACCATGAATTTGATGAAGGTGTGAGTGGATTATTGGATCCTCTTCTAAAAAATGCGAATTTTACTGTCCTGAGTGCAAATATTAAAGGGAAAACTCCATTAGGAAATGAAATGATGAAATATGTTCATCCCTTTAAAATAGTTCATTTTGATTCAGAATCAGTTGGAATTGTTGGCTACACTACGAAGgaaacttcttttctttcacagccAG gggaTGATGTCACCTTTGAAGATGAAATTGAAGCATTGCAACTGCAAGTGAATAAACTTACTGCTATGGgaattaacaaaataattgcACTAGGACATTCTGGTTTTACTGTGGACAAAAATATTGCCCAAAAAGTGAAAGGAGTGGATGTTGTGATTGGAGGACATACAAACACATTTCTCTACACAG GCACCCCACCCTCTACTGAATTGCCAGCTGGCCCCTATCCATTCATGGTTGACTCAGACGATGGGAGGAAGGTGCCAGTTGTACAAGCTTATGCTTATGGAAAATATCTTGGTTACTTAAATGTTACATTTGACAAGAAAGGAAATGTAGTTGAAGCAGTTGGAAACCCCATTCTGCTGGACAGCACTATTCCTGAAG ATGAGCAAATTAAGGAAGAAGTGGAAAAATGGAGAGGAAACCTAAGGAATTATTCTGAAGAGATTGGAAAAACTAGTGTTTACCTGAATGGCACAAGCCAAGCATGCCGTTTCCAAGAATGTAACATGGGAAATTTGCTTTGTGATGCTGTG CTTTATGAGAATGTCAGGTATCCAGATAAAAAGACGTGGAACCATGTTTCAATGTGCATCATGAATGGAGGTGGGATACGATCACCCATTGATGAGCAGAGCACTAATG GTAGCATTACTGTGGAAGATTTGCTGTCTGTTTTGCCATTTGGAGGTCGTTTTGATATGGTGATGTTAAAAGGCTCCACACTGAAAGAAGCTTTTGAGCACAGTGTGAGGAGATATGGAAAAGGAagtggagagctgctgcaggttggag GCATCCACGTGGTCTATGATCTCTCCAGAGCCCCAGGAAGCAGAGTTGTTAGCTTAGAAGTGCTTTGCACAGCCTGCAGAGTCCCAGCCTatgtcccactgcagatggatGAAATCTACAACGTGACTCTGCCATCCTACATGTTATTTGGAGGAGATGGCTACAGTATgctgaaagacaaaaatttgGGATATAGTAAAG